In Triticum aestivum cultivar Chinese Spring chromosome 5B, IWGSC CS RefSeq v2.1, whole genome shotgun sequence, the following proteins share a genomic window:
- the LOC123113959 gene encoding multiple inositol polyphosphate phosphatase 1, translating to MAPPAAPLPFLLLATLLAAAPLLPPAAAEPKAFDVRRHLSTVTRYDVARESNILDAAPAISDECRVIHLNLVARHGTRAPTKKRIKELDRLSVRLGTLVDEAKQGPDTASLKKIPSWMKGWESRWKGRVKGGELVSEGEEELFNFANRVKERFQDLFDEEYHPDVYSIRATQVPRASASAVAFGLGLLSGKGKLGAGNNRAFSVLSESRASDICLRFFDSCKTYKDYRKRKEPDVDKQKEPILEHVTSALVNRYHLKFTTQDVSSLWFLCKQEASLLNITNQACQLFNEDEVHLLEWTDDLEGFVLKGYGESINYKMGLPLLKDVVQSMEEAIIAKEENFPDGTYEKARLRFAHAETLVPFTCLLGLFLEGSDFEKIQREEPLDLPPMPPQRRNWKGALVAPFASNNMLALYQCPSKTDGKKVSQDQKSSYFVQVLHNEAPVSMPGCGNKDLCPFEEFKEKIVKPHLKHDYDMLCKKPAAAAEEEPSSFSSKLNFFLDLLSRKGYRIKGQDVKTEL from the exons GTACGATGTGGCCAGGGAGTCCAACATCTTGGACGCCGCGCCGGCTATCTCCGACGAGTGCCGCGTGATCCACCTCAATCTCGTC GCAAGACATGGGACTCGTGCTCCTACCAAAAAGAGAATCAAGGAGTTGGATAGGCTGTCGGTTCGGTTGGGGACTTTAGTAGATGAGGCAAAACAAGGACCTGACACTGCTTCTCTGAAGAAAATTCCGTCATGGATGAAGGGGTGGGAGTCACGTTGGAAGGGTAGGGTCAAAGGGGGTGAACTGGTTAGCGAAGGTGAGGAAGAGCTGTTCAATTTTGCTAACCGAGTGAAGGAGAGGTTTCAGGACCTGTTTGATGAGGAATATCATCCAGACGTCTACTCAATAAGAGCAACCCAG GTTCCTCGAGCATCAGCTAGTGCAGTGGCATTTGGTTTGGGGCTACTTTCTGGGAAAGGAAAACTTGGAGCAGGAAATAATCGTGCCTTCTCTGTTCTGAGCGAGAGTCGTGCAAGTGATATTTGTCTGCGATTCTTTGATAGCTGTAAAACATACAAG GACTACAGGAAAAGAAAGGAGCCTGATGTTGACAAGCAAAAGGAACCAATTCTAGAACATGTCACATCTGCTTTAGTCAACCGTTATCACCTCAAGTTTACAACACAGGATGTTTCTTCCCTCTGGTTCCTCTGCAAACAG GAAGCATCTTTACTGAATATTACCAATCAAGCCTGTCAACTTTTCAATGAAGATGAG GTTCATTTGCTAGAGTGGACAGATGATTTGGAGGGTTTTGTGCTTAAAGGTTATGGTGAGTCAATAAACTACAAAATGGGACTGCCATTGCTCAAGGATGTTGTCCAGTCAATGGAAGAAGCAATCATAGCTAAAGAAG AGAACTTCCCTGATGGTACGTATGAGAAGGCAAGGCTCCGATTTGCACACGCAGAAACTCTTGTTCCTTTCACATGTCTACTCGGCCTTTTTCTTGAAGGATCAG ATTTTGAGAAGATACAGCGGGAGGAACCACTGGATCTACCTCCAATGCCACCACAGAGAAGAAATTGGAAGGGCGCTCTTGTAGCACCTTTTGCTAGCAACAATATGTTGGCTTTATACCAATGCCCTAGCAAAACTGATGGCAAAAAAGTATCTCAGGACCAGAAAAGCTCATATTTTGTGCAAGTTCTACACAATGAAGCCCCAGTTTCGATGCCG GGCTGCGGCAACAAGGATTTATGCCCATTCGAGGAGTTCAAG GAAAAGATAGTGAAGCCGCATCTGAAGCACGACTACGATATGCTATGCAAGAAGCCGGcggcggcagcagaggaggagccaTCCTCTTTCAGCTCCAAGCTCAACTTCTTCCTGGATCTGCTCTCGCGGAAAGGTTACCGTATCAAGGGGCAAGACGTTAAGACGGAGCTGTAG